The window GACAAACCTATATTTGCGGTCCAAATCACTCCCATGAAAGTAATTGACCACCTGAAAGATGCCAAACGAACCTTGTTTTCGATTGAAATTCTGCCTCCTTTAAAAGGTAAGAGCATTCAATCGATTTTCGATGGAATTGATCCTTTGCTGGAGTTTGAACCTTCATTTATTGACGTCACCTACCACCGTGAAGAATATGTATATAAAAAACGAGATGGCGGATACCTGGAAAAGGTAAGCATCCGTAAGCGTCCGGGTACCGTTGGAATTTGTGCGGCCATCATGAACAAATACAAAATTGATGCAGTACCTCATATCATTTGTGGCGGATTCAGTAAGGAGGAAACCGAAAATGCATTAATTGATTTACAATTTTTGGGTATTGACAATGTTTTGGCACTTCGTGGCGACTCCATAAAAACCGAAAGCAGTTTTAACCCTGAACCAGATGGTCATGCCTACGCGCTGGATTTGGTGAATCATATTTCCAATATGAATAAGGGTCTATATCTTGAAGATGATGTTAAAGACATGGCCCCCACCAATTTCTGCATTGGCGTTGCCGGCTATCCTGAAAAGCATATGGAAGCTCCCAACATCAACAGTGATTTGAAATTTTTGAAAATGAAAGTTGATGCAGGTGCT is drawn from Flavobacteriales bacterium and contains these coding sequences:
- the metF gene encoding methylenetetrahydrofolate reductase [NAD(P)H], with amino-acid sequence MKVIDHLKDAKRTLFSIEILPPLKGKSIQSIFDGIDPLLEFEPSFIDVTYHREEYVYKKRDGGYLEKVSIRKRPGTVGICAAIMNKYKIDAVPHIICGGFSKEETENALIDLQFLGIDNVLALRGDSIKTESSFNPEPDGHAYALDLVNHISNMNKGLYLEDDVKDMAPTNFCIGVAGYPEKHMEAPNINSDLKFLKMKVDAGAEYIVTQMFFDNKKYFEFVELCRKNGINVPIIPGLKILTGKKQLSALPKIFHIDLPEELYDAIDKAKDDKEAKEIGIQWCIKQSKELVKANVPCLHFYTMGVSEATRRVAKEVF